The Congregibacter litoralis KT71 genome contains a region encoding:
- a CDS encoding M20/M25/M40 family metallo-hydrolase, with the protein MFLLSAPVLRAAEISELDADSLGALAKDYAQSSFPLLRELLSIPNDANHPEEVEANVVWTESAFARRGFSTQRIATAEAPLLLATRQHADADNTVLIYLQIDGQPVDPSRWFQASPYTPALKQRNAAGEWEQIPWTAIENYDEEMRVFARSASDAKGPVAMFLASLDALADKNIAPNFNIKVIMDFEEELGSPNLPKAVTENRELLSADMLIIFDGPRHITNRPTLTFGARGIATVTLTTYGPVVPQHSGHFGNYAPNPALRLAKLLASMKDDEGRVTIPGFYDGISIDEATQEILRAVPDNEEEIRERLQLGSVDKVGRSYQEAIQYPSLNIRGMQSGWIDEKVRTIVPGWARAEIDIRLVLESDPERLIDLVKQHVRGQGFFVTDQVPDKALRMAHEKIATFTYENSYQSFRTDFDSEVGRWLRRALQRAFEEEPIQIRMSGGSIPISPFVNTLGIPAVTVPTVNRDNNQHSPNENLRLGNYRDGIRTMLGILTEPL; encoded by the coding sequence GTGTTCCTTCTCTCCGCCCCGGTACTGCGCGCCGCAGAGATCTCAGAACTTGATGCTGACTCCCTTGGGGCGCTGGCCAAGGACTACGCACAGTCGTCATTCCCTTTGCTTCGGGAACTTCTGAGTATTCCCAACGACGCGAATCATCCCGAGGAGGTTGAGGCGAACGTGGTGTGGACCGAGTCCGCCTTCGCTCGTCGCGGATTTAGCACACAGCGCATCGCTACAGCGGAGGCTCCGTTGCTCCTTGCCACGCGTCAGCACGCCGATGCCGACAACACAGTACTGATTTATCTGCAGATCGATGGACAGCCCGTGGACCCGAGCCGATGGTTTCAGGCGAGTCCCTACACGCCAGCGCTAAAGCAGCGGAATGCCGCCGGTGAGTGGGAACAAATCCCCTGGACGGCCATCGAGAATTACGACGAGGAGATGCGCGTTTTTGCGCGTTCGGCTTCCGACGCAAAGGGGCCCGTAGCCATGTTCCTCGCGTCGCTGGATGCGCTTGCAGATAAAAACATCGCGCCGAACTTCAACATCAAAGTCATTATGGACTTCGAAGAAGAGCTGGGTTCCCCGAACCTCCCCAAAGCGGTGACCGAGAATCGCGAGCTCCTATCCGCAGATATGCTGATTATTTTTGACGGTCCCAGACATATCACCAATCGTCCTACGCTGACCTTCGGTGCCCGAGGCATTGCCACGGTCACACTCACAACTTACGGTCCGGTGGTGCCCCAGCATAGCGGGCACTTTGGAAACTACGCGCCTAACCCCGCCCTGCGCCTTGCGAAGCTGCTGGCTTCCATGAAAGACGACGAGGGTCGCGTCACGATTCCGGGGTTCTACGACGGCATCAGTATCGATGAGGCGACACAGGAGATACTGCGTGCAGTGCCTGATAACGAAGAGGAGATTCGCGAGCGTCTGCAACTGGGCTCCGTGGACAAGGTGGGCCGCAGCTACCAGGAAGCCATTCAGTACCCTTCGCTGAATATTCGCGGCATGCAATCTGGTTGGATTGATGAAAAGGTCCGAACCATCGTCCCGGGCTGGGCACGTGCAGAGATTGATATACGACTCGTGCTCGAGTCAGACCCCGAGCGCCTCATCGACCTTGTAAAACAACATGTGCGCGGACAGGGCTTCTTCGTGACTGATCAGGTGCCGGATAAAGCCTTGCGCATGGCCCATGAAAAGATCGCTACTTTTACCTACGAAAATTCCTACCAGTCGTTCCGCACGGACTTCGACTCTGAGGTTGGTCGCTGGCTGCGTCGCGCACTGCAGCGAGCGTTCGAGGAGGAACCTATTCAAATTCGCATGAGTGGTGGCTCGATTCCAATTTCACCCTTTGTAAACACCCTGGGTATTCCCGCGGTAACGGTGCCGACGGTTAATCGCGACAACAACCAGCACAGTCCCAATGAGAATTTGCGATTGGGCAACTATCGGGATGGCATCCGCACAATGCTTGGTATTCTTACGGAGCCGCTCTAA
- a CDS encoding ISL3 family transposase, whose amino-acid sequence MSHAGNILGLPELEVERVDRNDSIEVYARPKRRPSCIHCQHPKVRIKATHERTLKHTRQGNQVMTLHLKTPKYHCPQCGRYFRHRFQGVRPRYRSSDAFRLEVFEAHDGGVTQRKLARTHDMSPATVERWYQGQCRLRLSEMSNRPCPRVLGIDEHFFSRKRGYATTMVDLKNHKVFDVVLGRSELSLRRYLRALPGKENVQVVVMDLSETYRSIVRRYFPNATIVADRFHVIRLVNQHLLKAWQGYDPEGRKHRGLVSLMRRHQWRLTDEQRENLGRYLDDYPVLKALYAAKQQLNRLLLLKSLNRKKAKQLLPRLLSLIEDLAASPLHRLARTLKSWLEPIVGMWRFTKTNGITEGFHNKMEMMSRRAYGFRNFENYRLRVLTHCGWDGIINRV is encoded by the coding sequence ATGTCCCACGCAGGAAATATATTAGGCCTTCCCGAGCTGGAGGTCGAACGTGTTGATCGCAATGATTCGATCGAGGTCTATGCCAGGCCAAAGCGCCGCCCATCGTGCATCCACTGCCAGCATCCCAAAGTCAGGATTAAAGCGACCCACGAGCGCACGTTAAAACACACACGCCAGGGCAACCAGGTGATGACGCTGCACCTGAAGACGCCCAAGTATCACTGCCCACAATGTGGTCGCTACTTTCGTCACCGGTTTCAGGGCGTCAGGCCCCGCTATCGATCGTCGGACGCCTTCCGTCTTGAAGTATTCGAGGCCCATGACGGCGGCGTGACGCAGCGTAAGCTCGCGAGAACACACGACATGAGCCCGGCAACCGTCGAGCGCTGGTATCAAGGTCAGTGCCGACTGCGACTATCGGAGATGTCTAATCGGCCCTGCCCCCGTGTGCTGGGTATCGACGAGCACTTCTTTAGCCGCAAGCGCGGCTACGCCACCACGATGGTGGATCTGAAGAACCACAAGGTCTTCGATGTGGTGCTGGGACGCTCAGAACTGAGTTTGAGACGTTATTTAAGGGCATTACCGGGTAAAGAGAACGTCCAGGTTGTCGTCATGGACTTGTCGGAAACCTACCGCAGCATTGTGCGCCGGTACTTTCCTAACGCCACGATTGTTGCCGATCGATTCCACGTCATTCGACTGGTTAATCAGCATCTGCTCAAAGCCTGGCAGGGCTACGATCCCGAGGGGCGCAAGCATCGCGGGCTGGTCAGCCTGATGCGACGCCACCAATGGCGTCTTACGGATGAGCAAAGAGAGAACCTTGGCCGATATCTGGATGACTATCCCGTGCTCAAGGCGCTGTATGCGGCTAAGCAGCAGCTCAATCGTCTGCTGCTACTCAAATCCTTGAATCGTAAAAAAGCCAAGCAGCTGCTGCCGCGGCTGCTTTCATTAATCGAGGACTTGGCGGCTAGCCCGCTTCATCGGTTGGCCAGAACACTGAAGTCTTGGCTGGAACCCATCGTTGGCATGTGGCGGTTTACCAAGACGAACGGCATCACCGAGGGCTTCCATAACAAGATGGAAATGATGAGTCGGCGAGCCTATGGATTTAGAAACTTTGAAAACTATCGACTGCGGGTCTTAACCCACTGTGGATGGGATGGCATTATCAACCGAGTTTAA